From Psychrobacillus sp. FSL K6-2836, a single genomic window includes:
- a CDS encoding RluA family pseudouridine synthase, which produces MKEELIQLTFQINEPQQLLRDAIRQYGISKKALTSIKYEGGKITVNGEEKTVRHRLDVGDTVMITFPPEKKSGGLIPQQVEFPILMEDDDLLILTKVAGISTIPSREHPTGTLANFIAGYMEKSGLSSTVHIVTRLDKDTSGIICVAKHRHAHHLLSEMQKLGQISRTYEAFVHGHIRQDDFLIDAPIGRKNGSIIERVIDSEGKQAKTSVQVLTRFEKLGKKLTHVRLHLHTGRTHQIRVHMMSIGHPLIGDDLYGGDLQLIDRQALHARELTLIHPFTKEDIHLVAPFPQDMKALIPTNYS; this is translated from the coding sequence ATGAAAGAAGAGTTAATCCAATTGACATTTCAAATAAATGAACCGCAACAATTACTTCGAGATGCAATTAGACAATATGGTATATCAAAAAAAGCATTGACTAGTATTAAATACGAAGGCGGTAAAATTACTGTCAACGGTGAAGAGAAGACAGTGCGGCATAGATTAGATGTTGGGGATACAGTCATGATTACATTTCCACCAGAGAAAAAAAGTGGCGGATTAATCCCCCAGCAAGTAGAGTTCCCTATTTTAATGGAGGATGATGATCTCCTCATTCTTACAAAGGTTGCTGGAATTAGCACTATTCCTTCTCGAGAGCATCCTACCGGGACACTAGCAAATTTTATAGCTGGCTATATGGAGAAAAGTGGGCTATCGTCTACGGTACATATTGTGACTAGGTTAGATAAGGACACTTCAGGTATCATTTGTGTAGCAAAGCATCGGCATGCTCATCATTTATTAAGTGAAATGCAAAAGTTAGGACAAATTTCAAGAACTTACGAAGCATTCGTTCATGGCCATATAAGGCAAGATGATTTTCTTATTGACGCGCCCATTGGTAGAAAAAATGGCAGCATTATTGAACGAGTTATCGATTCTGAGGGTAAACAGGCTAAAACTTCTGTCCAAGTGTTGACCCGTTTTGAAAAACTCGGAAAAAAGCTTACACATGTGCGATTACACTTACACACTGGCCGAACCCATCAGATTCGTGTACATATGATGTCTATTGGTCATCCGTTAATTGGGGATGATTTATATGGTGGCGATTTACAGCTAATAGATAGACAAGCACTCCATGCAAGAGAACTAACCCTGATACATCCTTTTACAAAAGAGGATATTCATTTAGTTGCTCCTTTTCCACAAGATATGAAAGCACTAATTCCCACTAATTATTCCTAA